Proteins from a genomic interval of Sparus aurata chromosome 21, fSpaAur1.1, whole genome shotgun sequence:
- the LOC115572242 gene encoding kidney mitochondrial carrier protein 1, translated as MSNVNWKPFVFGGLASVTAECGTFPIDLAKTRLQVQGQVGDIKYREIRYRGMLHAIVRIVREEGLRALYSGIAPAMLRQASYGTIKIGTYQTFKRLLVERPEDETLLTNVMCGVLSGVISSSIANPTDVLKIRMQAQGNVIQGSMMGNFINIYQQEGTRGLWKGVSLTAQRAAIVVGVELPVYDITKKHLILSGHMGDTVYTHFLSSFVCGLAGALASNPVDVVRTRMMNQRGGALYQGTLDCILQTWRSEGFMALYKGFFPNWLRLGPWNIIFFLAYEQLKKINV; from the exons ATGTCCAACGTCAATTGGAAACCCTTTGTTTTCGGCGGGCTCGCTTCCGTGACGGCGGAGTGCG GGACCTTCCCCATCGACCTGGCCAAGACTCGTCTTCAAGTTCAAGGCCAAGTGGGCGACATCAAATACCGAGAGATCCGCTACAGAGGCATGCTCCATGCTATAGTGAGGATAGTAAGAGAGGAGGGGCTCCGGGCACTGTATTCAGG GATAGCTCCTGCCATGCTGCGCCAGGCCTCCTATGGGACCATAAAAATTGGCACATACCAGACTTTTAAACGACTGCTGGTTGAGAGACCAGAGG ATGAGACACTGCTGACTAATGTGATGTGTGGCGTTCTCTCTGGagtcatctcctcctccatcgcCAACCCTACGGATGTGCTAAAG ATCCGAATGCAGGCTCAGGGAAACGTGATCCAGGGCAGTATGATGGGCAACTTCATCAACATCTATCAGCAGGAGGGAACAAGAGGACTGTGGAAG GGCGTCTCTCTAACAGCACAGCGGGCAGCCATCGTGGTCGGGGTCGAGCTGCCGGTCTATGACATCACCAAGAAGCATTTGATCCTGTCGGGTCACATGGGGGACACCGTGTACACACACTTTTT GTCCAGTTTTGTGTGTGGTCTGGCGGGGGCTTTGGCCTCCAACCCCGTGGACGTAGTCCGGACACGCATGATGAACCAGAGAGGAGGAGCTCTTTACCAGGGAACACTGGACTGTATACTGCAG ACGTGGCGCTCCGAGGGCTTCATGGCCCTCTACAAGGGTTTCTTTCCAAACTGGCTCCGCCTGGGACCATGGAACATCATT TTCTTCCTCGCATATGAGCAGCTGAAGAAGATCAATGTGTGA